The Tripterygium wilfordii isolate XIE 37 chromosome 4, ASM1340144v1, whole genome shotgun sequence genome has a window encoding:
- the LOC119996403 gene encoding calcium homeostasis endoplasmic reticulum protein-like has translation MERQAHDFAASAMAYAQQQRQAVNMQQQQQFGFHPQQQFPPMVHGPPFMSPHPSLQQFPYPHPVQQPPQLHQHPPPNPYLIHLQQQQQPPSAFPAHLPPHLVPPPFSGGQYDSAPPPAPPPSDSELQKRIDKLVEYATKNGPEFEVMIREKQQDNPAYGFLFGGEGHAYYRYKLWLSTHPPGGPFNAPFPPSSLPMIYPPPNPMTSPSPLNASPMNAAVGASASMMGAPQMHHPPFPPFYDHQQHHHTHLQPYGSQGRPDYDQSSQPFKGLSGHLPSDIAIELNNVINNLSGTKESIKGAKIWFMQRSPFAHVLAEALRDKIFALDDSESQLHIIYLVNDILFDSLQRRVNPRDLDNEALAFKPVLGSMLARIYHNPQNKEENQSRLQKILQFWGSKEVYDEDTIYALESEMIGGSSIHSFSGHSKDISSVSAESMTTAGMLHQTVKQSVSHWQSDKHGFVPSVPDHELHDRQISPAMISLANQPFLPNVPGSMPINSSVQPASQQPALHLLPAPSTNAGEKLPPYPLFPPGLIPGMVKKMQIGSGVPYSPMSPLDIPTMIPASDVSPSEILERVSKFFKEIGEVNPSEGPMSSDSKAEDEDYDREPLVRKGGACIPPPLNLVVDPETGAYPDGSVEQKPGSSGSGRLGLGATANPNEVSQYDDVYTSYRKQRSTTYHSSMSTRAAAR, from the exons ATGGAACGCCAGGCCCATGATTTTGCTGCTTCTGCTATGGCATATGCCCAGCAGCAGCGACAAGCAGTTAACAtgcaacagcaacagcagttTGGATTCCATCCACAGCAGCAGTTCCCTCCGATGGTGCATGGTCCTCCTTTTATGTCCCCACATCCTTCGCTCCAACAATTCCCTTATCCCCACCCAGTGCAGCAGCCTCCACAGCTCCACCAACATCCTCCTCCCAATCCTTACCTAATTCATCTTCAGCAGCAACAACAGCCACCTTCAGCTTTCCCTGCCCATTTACCCCCTCACCTTGTTCCTCCCCCTTTCTCTGGTGGTCAGTATGACTCTGCTCCACCCCCAGCCCCTCCTCCATCTGATTCTGAGCTCCAGAAGCGTATTGACAAACTTGTTGAATATGCTACAAAGAATGGCCCTGAATTTGAAGTCATGATCCGTGAAAAACAACAAGATAATCCTGCTTATGGTTTTCTATTTGGGGGTGAGGGGCATGCATATTACCGCTACAAGCTTTGGCTATCAACACATCCCCCAGGTGGCCCCTTCAATGCTCCTTTTCCTCCTTCTTCTTTACCTATGATTTATCCCCCTCCAAATCCTATGACGAGTCCATCTCCTTTAAATGCATCTCCTATGAATGCTGCTGTTGGTGCTTCAGCTTCTATGATGGGTGCTCCTCAAATGCACCATCCTCCTTTTCCACCATTCTATGACCATCAACAGCACCACCATACACATCTTCAGCCCTACGGGAGTCAAGGTCGACCAGATTATGACCAGTCATCCCAACCATTTAAGGGGCTTTCGGGTCATCTTCCTTCTGATATTGCAATAGAACTCAATAATGTGATTAACAATCTCAGTGGTACCAAAGAATCAATCAAAGGTGCCAAGATCTGGTTCATGCAGAGATCTCCATTTGCACACGTTCTGGCCGAGGCTCTTAGAGACAAGATCTTTGCTTTGGATGATTCTGAGAGTCAACTTCACATAATTTACCTGGTCAATGACATTCTTTTTGACAG TTTGCAAAGGAGGGTCAACCCGCGGGACCTTGATAACGAGGCCCTGGCATTTAAACCTGTTTTAGGTTCCATGCTTGCCAGGATTTACCATAACCCTCAAAATAAAGAGGAGAATCAGTCACGGTTGCAGAAAATTCTACAGTTCTGGGGTTCCAAGGAGGTCTATGATGAAGACACTATTTATGCACTTGAGAGTGAGATGATAGGTGGATCATCTATTCATTCTTTTTCAGGACATTCTAAAGATATATCTTCTGTTTCTGCAGAGTCGATGACAACTGCAG GAATGCTGCATCAAACAGTAAAACAGAGCGTCTCACATTGGCAGTCCGATAAGCACGGTTTTGTTCCGAGTGTTCCAGATCATGAGCTTCATGACAGACAAATTTCCCCAGCCATGATATCCCTAGCAAATCAGCCATTCTTGCCAAATGTTCCTGGCTCTATGCCCATAAATTCTTCTGTTCAACCAGCAAGTCAACAACCTGCTCTCCATTTATTACCAGCACCAAGCACTAATGCCGGTGAAAAATTACCCCCTTATCCATTGTTCCCACCCGGTCTTATCCCCGGAATGGTTAAGAAGATGCAGATTGGAAGTGGTGTGCCTTACTCGCCAATGAGCCCTTTGGACATCCCAACTATGATACCTGCATCAGATGTATCTCCCTCAGAGATTCTGGAGAGAGTGTCAAAGTTCTTTAAAGAGATTGGAGAGGTTAACCCTTCGGAAGGACCAATGAGCTCTGATTCAAAAGCTGAAGATGAAGACTATGACAGAGAACCTCTTGTTCGCAAGGGAGGCGCTTGCATTCCTCCACCTCTCAACTTGGTTGTTGACCCGGAAACAGGTGCGTATCCTGATGGAAGTGTGGAGCAGAAACCAGGATCAAGTGGATCAGGAAGATTGGGACTCGGGGCAACAGCTAATCCAAATGAAGTTAGTCAATACGACGATGTTTACACTTCATATAGAAAACAGAGGAGCACCACCTACCATTCATCCATGAGCACAAGGGCGGCAGCAAGGTAA
- the LOC119996404 gene encoding calcium-dependent protein kinase 7-like, protein MGICCAKPTSASERQNGKKKEKDNPFFDGNFAATNGSGGVHKLWVLKDPTGRDISAQYDLGREVGRGEFGITYLCTDVNTGEKYACKLISKKKLRTAVDIEDVRREVEIMKHFPKHANIVSLKDTYEDDTAVHIVMELCEGGELFDRIVARGHYTERAAAAVMRTIVEVVQMCHKHGVIHRDLKPENFLFGNKKETAPLKAIDFGLSVFFKPGEKFNEIVGSPYYMAPEVLKRNYGPEVDVWSAGVILYILLCGVPPFWAETEQGVAQAIIRSVIDFKRDPWPRVSDNAKDLVKKMLDPDPQRRLSAQEVLDHPWLLNAKKAPNVSLGETVRARLKQFSVMNKLKKRALRVIAEHLSVEEVAGLKDAFNMMDTGNKGMINLEELRVGLQKLGQQIPDADLQILMEAADVDGDGALNYGEFVAVSVHLKKMGNDEHLHKAFSFFDQNESGYIEIDELRDALNDETDTSSEEVINAIMQDVDTDKDGRISYEEFASMMKAGTDWRKASRQYSRERFNSLSLKLMRDSSLRVES, encoded by the exons ATGGGAATTTGCTGTGCAAAACCTACCTCTGCCTCTGAGAGGCAGAATGGgaaaaagaaggagaaggatAATCCATTTTTTGATGGTAATTTTGCTGCTACTAATGGATCTGGGGGTGTACACAAGCTATGGGTCTTGAAAGACCCTACTGGCCGTGACATCTCAGCCCAATATGATCTAGGTCGTGAGGTTGGTCGGGGTGAATTTGGGATAACGTATTTGTGCACTGATGTAAACACGGGTGAAAAGTATGCTTGTAAGTTAATTTCTAAAAAGAAGCTTAGGACTGCAGTGGATATTGAAGATGTCAGGAGGGAGGTAGAAATTAtgaaacattttccaaagcatGCCAATATTGTGTCACTAAAGGATACTTATGAAGATGATACTGCTGTGCACATTGTGATGGAATTGTGTGAGGGTGGAGAGCTGTTTGACCGGATTGTTGCAAGGGGCCATTACACAGAACGTGCCGCTGCTGCAGTTATGAGGACTATTGTTGAAGTTGTTCAG ATGTGCCATAAGCATGGAGTCATTCATCGTGATCTAAAGCCAGagaattttctttttggaaaTAAGAAGGAAACAGCCCCTTTAAAGGCAATTGATTTTGGGTTGTCTGTATTCTTTAAACCAG GTgagaaattcaatgaaattGTGGGAAGTCCTTATTACATGGCACCAGAGGTTCTCAAACGTAATTATGGCCCTGAGGTTGATGTCTGGAGTGCTGGAGTTATCTTATACATTTTACTTTGTGGTGTTCCACCGTTCTGGGCAG AAACCGAGCAGGGTGTAGCACAGGCAATCATTCGTTCTGTCATTGATTTCAAGAGGGACCCATGGCCAAGAGTATCTGATAATGCCAAGGACCTGGTGAAAAAAATGCTTGATCCTGACCCCCAGCGGCGGCTATCAGCTCAGGAAGTGCTTG ACCATCCTTGGTTACTAAATGCTAAGAAGGCTCCAAATGTTTCACTGGGTGAGACTGTGAGAGCAAGGCTCAAACAATTTTCTGTAATGAACAAGCTAAAGAAAAGAGCTTTAAGG GTGATAGCTGAGCATTTATCAGTGGAGGAAGTGGCTGGCTTAAAGGATGCCTTTAATATGATGGACACTGGTAACAAAGGCATGATTAACCTTGAGGAGCTTAGGGTTGGGTTACAAAAGCTTGGCCAGCAGATACCTGATGCTGATCTTCAAATCCTTATGGAAGCA GCTGATGTTGATGGTGATGGAGCCCTGAATTATGGAGAGTTTGTTGCAGTTTCAGTTCACCTAAAGAAGATGGGCAATGATGAGCATCTACATAaagcattttcattttttgatcaaaatgagAGTGGTTACATAGAGATTGACGAGCTCCGAGATGCTTTGAATGATGAAACTGATACGTCTAGTGAGGAAGTTATCAATGCCATTATGCAGGATGTTGACACGGACAAG GATGGACGCATTAGTTACGAGGAGTTTGCTTCAATGATGAAGGCTGGTACAGACTGGAGGAAAGCATCTCGGCAATATTCACGTGAAAGATTCAACAGTCTGAGCCTGAAGTTGATGAGGGACAGCTCGTTACGGGTAGAATCTTAA